One genomic window of Syngnathus acus chromosome 11, fSynAcu1.2, whole genome shotgun sequence includes the following:
- the LOC119130157 gene encoding zinc fingers and homeoboxes protein 2-like, whose product MSTMPARRMSAAPCVVRGPSDSKKVPDVEMSSDNLTDESEPCEKSHGREKAGGPDRDNLCPEKASDEEREVCQLQGYQCKCCPFRCRNLQVFTEHVDSSHPDVILNPLYHCAICDFNATKYELLAEHNRSLHPHESNFEFKRIKKNRQIVLEQTIQFQGEEQSGSDSRSGSDGRSGSDGRSGSDGRSGSDDRSGSDDRSGSDDRSGSDGQSGRDGQSGSDGQSGCDTRVLLPGLHPAADWPDSVQALHGSERISEPQDPSPTLDVIVAEPSVLRDPSHVTPVLQRPPNYDYQAQVAVPLNSAEYNPSLDHNPTLMASFNKFPYPTHAELSWLTAASKHPEEQIKVWFTAQRLKQGITWSPEEVEEARKKMFNGSIPALHHTFTASSRGLAPRPGSDHVHLTATGGAVGSAHALKRPPTTPCGPESKRPVMTVTPSRGGPNEEKERQSVAALAGVAPFATDVTKWSTLLTSTSSSSSPCAQGKLPSWSAKAKAVVSLPSMVFPESLTRPTIAPLPIFAPPFKSPLLMPCLSNETLPNTANMTFPSLPSLVTPRPPVIRSVHTPAKFPAGFPQLDPSAQDEGGAQAEGTHGESLSARGQSPLVHSQHESAVPAHFPLPERMKGKTTQQLEILEEHFQKNSLVSRTDTDRLAVATGLSRSQLDGWFADRRALRDNLELALLSSMGAKRSTEVDRDATLAPSESFGAANPKSGSVPLGRSFPPLNNHFAPSEGTAPSEIWPGLACVDLARWFRDSRSTLHAQFFHNGRLNGGAGMPDKSPRERCQLLEAEPAWLTEARANGLSALQHGELQERLAGRCE is encoded by the exons ATGAGTACGATGCCCGCTCGCAGAATGTCGGCCGCCCCCTGCGTGGTCCGAGGGCCGAGTGACTCCAAGAAAGTGCCAGACGTGGAAATGTCATCTGATAATCTGACAGACGAGTCCGAGCCTTGTGAGAAAAGCCACGGCCGCGAGAAAGCGGGTGGTCCGGACCGAGACAACCTCTGCCCTGAGAAGGCGTCAGACGAGGAGCGGGAAGTGTGCCAGTTGCAAGGCTACCAGTGCAAATGCTGCCCGTTCCGGTGTCGGAACCTTCAAGTCTTCACAGAGCATGTGGACTCCAGCCACCCCGATGTGATTCTCAATCCACTTTACCACTGCGCCATCTGCGACTTCAACGCCACCAAGTATGAGCTTCTCGCAGAGCACAACAGGAGCCTTCATCCTCACGAGAGCAATTTTGAGTTCAAGAGGATCAAGAAGAACCGTCAGATCGTCTTGGAGCAGACCATCCAGTTCCAGGGGGAAGAGCAATCAGGAAGCGACAGCCGATCGGGAAGCGACGGCCGATCGGGAAGCGACGGCCGATCGGGAAGCGACGGCCGATCGGGAAGCGACGACCGATCGGGAAGCGACGACCGATCGGGAAGCGACGACCGATCGGGAAGCGACGGCCAGTCCGGAAGAGACGGCCAGTCCGGAAGCGACGGCCAATCCGGATGTGACACTCGTGTGCTCCTGCCTGGCTTACACCCCGCAGCGGATTGGCCAGACTCCGTCCAGGCCCTCCACGGCAGTGAGCGAATCTCCGAGCCCCAGGATCCCAGCCCGACGCTTGACGTCATCGTGGCTGAGCCCTCGGTCCTACGAGACCCGTCCCACGTAACCCCCGTGCTCCAGCGCCCGCCTAATTATGACTACCAAGCCCAAGTGGCCGTTCCTCTCAACAGTGCCGAGTACAACCCTTCCTTGGACCACAACCCTACTCTCATGGCCTCCTTCAATAAGTTCCCTTACCCGACGCATGCCGAACTGTCCTGGCTGACAGCCGCCTCCAAGCACCCGGAGGAGCAAATCAAAGTTTGGTTCACCGCTCAGCGGCTCAAGCAGGGAATCACGTGGTCCccggaggaggtggaggaggccaGGAAGAAGATGTTCAATGGCTCCATCCCGGCTCTCCATCACACGTTCACAGCCTCATCTCGGGGCCTTGCCCCTCGGCCGGGTTCTGACCATGTCCACTTGACGGCCACCGGAGGTGCCGTCGGCTCCGCTCACGCGCTCAAACGCCCCCCGACGACTCCTTGCGGTCCCGAGTCTAAGCGACCTGTAATGACAGTCACCCCGAGTCGAGGAGGCCCCAATGAGGAAAAAGAGCGCCAGTCTGTGGCTGCGCTGGCCGGTGTGGCCCCATTTGCAACGGACGTGACAAAGTGGTCCACTCTACTGACGTccacctcctcttcttcatcgCCATGCGCCCAGGGCAAGCTTCCCTCTTGGTCGGCAAAAGCCAAAGCTGTAGTGTCGCTGCCATCCATGGTCTTTCCAGAGTCCTTAACAAGGCCTACGATTGCGCCGCTGCCCATCTTTGCCCCACCCTTTAAAAGCCCGCTCCTGATGCCCTGCCTTTCCAATGAGACGCTTCCCAACACCGCCAATATGACATTCCCAAGTTTACCTTCACTTGTCACCCCTCGCCCCCCCGTCATCCGGTCCGTACACACGCCGGCCAAATTCCCCGCCGGCTTTCCACAACTGGACCCGAGTGCCCAAGATGAAGGCGGCGCCCAAGCCGAAGGGACGCACGGCGAGTCTTTGAGCGCTCGTGGCCAGTCCCCGCTTGTCCACTCTCAGCACGAGTCGGCGGTTCCCGCTCACTTCCCGCTGCCAGAAAGAATGAAGGGCAAGACGACGCAGCAGCTGGAGATCCTGGAGGAGCACTTCCAGAAGAACAGCCTTGTCTCTCGCACCGACACCGACCGTCTAGCTGTCGCCACCGGGCTGTCCCGCAGCCAACTGGACGGCTGGTTTGCCGATCGCCGGGCGCTCCGGGACAACCTGGAACTGGCGCTCCTCAGCTCGATGGGCGCAAAGAGGTCAACTGAGGTGGACCGGGATGCAACGCTGGCCCCGAGCGAGAGTTTTGGTGCGGCCAATCCCAAAAGTGGCTCTGTGCCTTTAGGCCGCTCCTTTCCTCCTCTCAACAATCACTTTGCTCCAAGTGAAGGGACGGCTCCGTCTGAGATTTGGCCCGGGCTGGCCTGCGTGGACCTGGCGCGCTGGTTCCGCGACAGTCGCTCAACGCTGCACGCCCAATTCTTCCACAATGGCAGACTGAATGGCGGTGCGGGGATGCCGGACAAAAGCCCCCGTGAGCGCTGCCAGCTTCTGGAGGCGGAGCCGGCCTGGCTGACAGAAGCGCGTGCTAACGGCCTCAGCGCGCTGCAGCACGGCGAGCTACAAGAGCGTCTTGCCGGCAG GTGCGAATAA